AGCTAATTCCAACCGCCGCAAGGATTTGATATCGCGCAAAGCTGGGTTAAATTGCCGTAGTCTGGTAATGGGTCGGTTATAGCCCATCTGGTCGAGAACTTGGAAATCATGGTAACTATTTTCTGGTGGTTCCAGGGTTTCCCAAATCTCCGCTTGAAAAGCATCAGTCCAAGGACAATAAGTTAACTTAACTCGCCCTTCTGCAATATTATTGGCATCGTCTGGTAACACCCGAATCCAAGCAATTAATTCATCCTTAATTAACCGCTTCCTTTCCCGCGTTTGTTCTACCAACCGACTACTTTTATACTCCACCCGTAAGAAGTTACTTAAAAACTGACCATCTAAGTAAACTTCGCCTTTGAGAACGATAAAATCCAGGTAAGAGCGGACTTCTTGGACATTGTAGCGGTAGCGGGGGCTACGAGTTGCATTTAAGTATTGAGAGTGATAAATTCTGTCGGGAAAGAAAACGACCTTGAAAATCTCGTTTTCTACACTCGTCGCAATTTCGTTAAATTTAGGGTCCATATAACTTACAGCCTCTTGAGTAATTCGTCAGCAACGCGGAAGGAATTGGCTTGGATGGTCAAGGTGGGGTTAGCACCGCCAGAGGTTGGCATAAAAGAACCATCTGTGATGTAGAGATTGTCAAAATCCCAAGCGCGGCAATTGGGGTCTAAAACTGAGTCGTTGCGGTCTGTACCAAAGCGTGCGCCGCCGAGAATATGGTTGGCAATTCGCGCAATTCCATTAGGAGCCTGATGTACTCCCCCTTGTCCCTCGATCGCAAAACTACCGTTTGCCGGGTCAACACCACGTCTCAAGACATCACCACAACATTGTGCCAATGTCGTCATTAAGTATTGGTCATGGGGATGCCATACCTTTCTAATAAAGGCTACAGGTAAACCCCATTTATCCTTGACTGTGGGATGCAGTTCAATCCGGTTACGCTTCAAAGGCAACTGATTAGCCATGAAACTTACCGATAAGCCTTTACCGAAGGTGTTGTCTAAAAATTGAGCTAAACTATCACCGACTAAATTCGTATCTTCAATAAACCCTTTCCATAGGGTGTCTAGGTCGGTACTACGATGATTACGTCCTATAGATATGGGTAAGGCACGGTCTGAGGTGTTGTTATAAATAGCACCACCAGCCCAAAGTCCTTTACTTTTGAGAAACTCCTCCGTAGCACAACAATCAATTGCCCAGTCGGCATCAAGAGCTATAGATTTATCACTACGGTTAGGCACAATTGCACTGGCTCCACCAAAGCAGTGAGTTAGGAAATATTTGCCCAGAAGGTCGTTTTGGTTGATGCGGCGACCAAATTCTGCATCAGCCAAACCAGATATTTTCAATAGGCGAATTGACTCAATAGCAGAACAAGCTACTACGACCAACTTGCCTTCCACAGAGCGTTCTTGGCCACTGGGGTCAAGATAAACTACTCGACTAACTCTAGCGCCTTGAGTTTCTAAGCGAGTAACAAAACAGTTAGTGCGAATCTCAAAATTGGGGCTGTTGGCGATAGGACTGAGCAATGACACCCAAGTATTAGATTTTAACCCCAAAGGACAGCCGTAGCGGTTGACATAGCTAGTTTTAATGGTTTCAGGGTCGCTAGGAACTTTCCGTCCGCTTGGTTCATGGTCACGGGTAATGACTGCTAATGGTGTGCGGTAGGGGAGTACAGGCTGACGATTATTAGTATTTTTCCCCAACCATTCCAGACCTGTTTTCGCATAGCCGCTAATTGGATTTGGTTCTAGAGGTGGCTGATATTTATCACCACTAAAAGGCTTGAGTTGGTTGGTAACGGTTCCGTTAATACCTACCAAAAATTCTGTTTTGGTATAGTAAGGCTCTAAATCTTCATAACTAATAGGCCAGTCTCTGGCTTCTGTCTGGACATCACCATTGGGGTCATTCTTAATATCTGTCCGTCCAGCATTGAAGCTCTGCAAACGGAAATCTAGAGGTGAAAATCGCAAAGACACAGCACCATAGAGTTGTGTCCCACCACCAACTACGTGAGCCGTATAGCCTTCGATAGTCGCCAGAGTTCTACCATCGGCTTCTTCGTATATGTGCGGTTCGTCGTTAATATCTGGCTCTACATGGCTAGAGTAAAAAGCTTCTCCTTTGTTACTCACACCAGGAACATTAATACGTTTTTCTGGCCCATCGGCGAAAAGTTCATCACGCTTGAAATCACTTAATTTATCAGGATTCTGATATTGGGGTTTTAACATCGGCCCCTTTTCCAGAATTAGCACTGACTTACCAGCTTTAACTAAAGTGTGAGCAATAGGCGCACCACCAGCACCACTACCTATAATCACTACATCAAATTTTGTTTCCATGCTCTTTCCTAGTAGATTTAACCGTGATAATCGCTATTGACACCCAAGGGTTTTTCTATGGCTTTGCGCCAGTTAAAGAGGGTTTTGCCTTGCTCGTTTGTTAATCTTTCTGCTAGATAAGCCCATCCAGCCGCGCCTATATTACCGCCATATTTAGGATGAGAAAATGCGCCTGTATAGGTGTGACGACGTAACAATTGCAGGAAGAACAAAGGACTACCATATTTGCTGTAGTCCCAGCCATTTACTTTGTCTAGAGTCATTTCATTGTACAAATCGACATACATTTCTCTTGACATTTCTCTTGGTTCTATAAAAGGATTACGCTGTCTGAGAATGCGGTCTATTTGTTCTAGACAAATTTTGTAGTCAATCAAATGGTGGTTTTCTTCTCGTGCCAAAATATTATCAATAAAATTGGCAGCGCCTACAGATTCATCTAAACGATAGGCGTAGGGGTATTGATTGTCTTTTGATTGTCGGTCTATGTTGCTGAAATAACGGTTAACAAAGTTTTGCCCTTCTTGGGTACGGAAGGGCAAAATATGGTCAACTAATCGTTGTAAAATGACGTACTCCCAATCATCGAAGTTGAGAGGCTGAGTGCAGTAATTAGTAAAAAAGCGTGACCAGATTTGAGCATTATCAAGGACGGCTCTTTGAGGATTAATGGGGTCAGGAATAAATTGACCATCAACAACAAATTTATAAGTGTGTACTTCAGCTTTAGGTACTAAAACTGTTAGTGCATAATAACTTGTAGCTTCACCCAAAAATTTGACATTTTTTAAAGGGATTGGTTCAAAAAGGTTAGAAAATGTACCAATCACAGAAATGTTTTTGGGGGCTGTTGTTCCTGAAATTTGGTAGACAAATGTTACACGATTCAAGTCATAATTTTTGACAGAATCGCTGCCATCGCTGTAGGTATCAATAATAGGAAAGCGCCAGGATTCAGCAACCTGAGAACGAATATCATTATCAGTAAATTGCCCAAAATTATTCCGAGGTTCTGGGTTTTTTCTTGCAAGATATTTAGTGCAGTAGTTGAGTACGTACTGGTCATTTAATTCCAGAATTTGTACAGCCATATCTTCCCTGAGACAGTTGTGGGTATTTTTCTGTTCCGATTGTAATTATCATTTTTAGTATTGGCAGCTAATTAACGAAAATATACTGATCCCCGTAATGAATAATTACAATTGATTCTGTAAAAGCCGCCCAGTAAATAGTTCGCCATACATAAAGTTTTGTAAATAGACTTTATGAATTTGTGCGAACCCTGTATTAACTGGTAAGTTCATGGTTGAAACGCGGCTAGTATCAACTGTGTAGAACTACAACTTGCCCTCTGTCATTTTCCAGATTTTCTTTATAAAGAAAAGATTAAGCTTCAACTTTCTTGTAAAACTCCAGGACTTACACACCAAGATTATCTGTGTAGACTATGTGTAAGGATTCAAAACAATTTATAGTTATTTTTTATACTTAAAACTAAATTGTGAAGCGGTTACAGAATTAATACTGAATTTATCAGTATTAAAATACACGGGTTTATTTTGGCGATCGTCCACGTAGAGTTTAGCCCATCACTAAACACAATTTTAGTTGGAAACAACTAAATTAATGTGTCTTCAGATAGAAGGAAAAAATACATTTAAACATTTAGGATGCCTATGGGTTTAAGATAAGACATTTTACCTACAAAGAAAGTCATTTTTCAGGAATATAC
Above is a genomic segment from Nostoc sp. MS1 containing:
- a CDS encoding GMC family oxidoreductase, with protein sequence METKFDVVIIGSGAGGAPIAHTLVKAGKSVLILEKGPMLKPQYQNPDKLSDFKRDELFADGPEKRINVPGVSNKGEAFYSSHVEPDINDEPHIYEEADGRTLATIEGYTAHVVGGGTQLYGAVSLRFSPLDFRLQSFNAGRTDIKNDPNGDVQTEARDWPISYEDLEPYYTKTEFLVGINGTVTNQLKPFSGDKYQPPLEPNPISGYAKTGLEWLGKNTNNRQPVLPYRTPLAVITRDHEPSGRKVPSDPETIKTSYVNRYGCPLGLKSNTWVSLLSPIANSPNFEIRTNCFVTRLETQGARVSRVVYLDPSGQERSVEGKLVVVACSAIESIRLLKISGLADAEFGRRINQNDLLGKYFLTHCFGGASAIVPNRSDKSIALDADWAIDCCATEEFLKSKGLWAGGAIYNNTSDRALPISIGRNHRSTDLDTLWKGFIEDTNLVGDSLAQFLDNTFGKGLSVSFMANQLPLKRNRIELHPTVKDKWGLPVAFIRKVWHPHDQYLMTTLAQCCGDVLRRGVDPANGSFAIEGQGGVHQAPNGIARIANHILGGARFGTDRNDSVLDPNCRAWDFDNLYITDGSFMPTSGGANPTLTIQANSFRVADELLKRL
- a CDS encoding gluconate 2-dehydrogenase subunit 3 family protein, yielding MAVQILELNDQYVLNYCTKYLARKNPEPRNNFGQFTDNDIRSQVAESWRFPIIDTYSDGSDSVKNYDLNRVTFVYQISGTTAPKNISVIGTFSNLFEPIPLKNVKFLGEATSYYALTVLVPKAEVHTYKFVVDGQFIPDPINPQRAVLDNAQIWSRFFTNYCTQPLNFDDWEYVILQRLVDHILPFRTQEGQNFVNRYFSNIDRQSKDNQYPYAYRLDESVGAANFIDNILAREENHHLIDYKICLEQIDRILRQRNPFIEPREMSREMYVDLYNEMTLDKVNGWDYSKYGSPLFFLQLLRRHTYTGAFSHPKYGGNIGAAGWAYLAERLTNEQGKTLFNWRKAIEKPLGVNSDYHG